From the Streptomyces syringium genome, one window contains:
- a CDS encoding LOG family protein has translation MQPNAPLPAGSPAGSPAVPSPGSPLGSDREIESLEEFDRVVASGSLGGYRVQSVDLTARTAELAAADTMEAVFLGCPMEPEAAAKVRAGGALVFPPVPFLPFNPYRAALYRPEELFEGLEKGYGNTPDALAYAWFERTKSDGDIFASMLRSIHDDAVSDALDELLAGRRVVGVMGGHALERGSAGYAGAARLGRALAREGLTVATGGGPGAMEAANLGAYAAPLADTMLDEALALLAGVPHFTPSVAKWAAGAFAVRAAFPGGGASVGIPTWFYGHEPPNAFASHIAKYFANATREDGLLARANAGVVFLPGAAGTVQEIFDNATPNYYQSRGEPTPMVLVNRAHWTRELPTWPLLEALAAGRPMAGRIALVDSVDEAPAALARLTAGSR, from the coding sequence ATGCAGCCGAATGCGCCTTTGCCCGCTGGTTCTCCCGCTGGTTCCCCCGCCGTTCCCTCCCCTGGTTCTCCCCTCGGGTCCGACCGCGAGATCGAGAGCCTGGAGGAGTTCGACCGGGTCGTCGCCTCCGGCTCGCTCGGTGGATACCGCGTGCAGTCCGTCGACCTGACGGCCCGTACGGCCGAGCTGGCGGCCGCGGACACCATGGAGGCCGTGTTCCTCGGGTGCCCGATGGAGCCCGAGGCGGCCGCGAAGGTGCGGGCCGGGGGTGCGCTGGTCTTCCCGCCGGTGCCCTTCCTGCCGTTCAACCCCTACCGGGCCGCGCTCTACCGCCCGGAGGAGCTGTTCGAGGGTCTGGAGAAGGGCTACGGAAACACCCCGGACGCCCTCGCGTACGCGTGGTTCGAGAGGACCAAGTCGGACGGCGACATATTCGCCTCCATGCTGCGGAGCATCCACGACGACGCCGTGTCCGACGCGCTGGACGAGCTGCTGGCCGGCCGGCGCGTGGTGGGCGTCATGGGCGGGCACGCCCTGGAGCGCGGTTCCGCCGGGTACGCCGGGGCGGCGCGGCTGGGCCGGGCGCTGGCGCGCGAGGGGCTGACCGTCGCCACCGGCGGGGGGCCGGGCGCCATGGAGGCCGCGAACCTCGGCGCGTACGCCGCGCCCCTCGCGGACACCATGCTGGACGAGGCCCTGGCGCTGCTGGCCGGTGTCCCGCACTTCACGCCCTCGGTCGCCAAGTGGGCGGCCGGTGCGTTCGCCGTGCGCGCGGCCTTCCCCGGCGGCGGGGCCTCGGTGGGCATCCCCACCTGGTTCTACGGACACGAGCCGCCGAACGCCTTCGCCTCGCACATCGCGAAGTACTTCGCGAACGCCACTCGCGAGGACGGCCTGCTCGCCCGCGCCAACGCCGGCGTGGTGTTCCTGCCGGGCGCGGCGGGCACCGTGCAGGAGATCTTCGACAACGCGACGCCCAACTACTACCAGTCGCGCGGCGAACCGACCCCGATGGTGCTCGTGAACCGCGCGCACTGGACGCGCGAGCTGCCGACCTGGCCCCTGCTGGAGGCGCTGGCGGCCGGGCGTCCGATGGCCGGGCGCATCGCGCTGGTCGACTCGGTCGACGAGGCACCGGCGGCGCTGGCCCGGCTCACGGCGGGGTCACGGTGA